One region of Primulina tabacum isolate GXHZ01 chromosome 17, ASM2559414v2, whole genome shotgun sequence genomic DNA includes:
- the LOC142530599 gene encoding uncharacterized protein LOC142530599, which produces MKELNFPIKFVQWIMECVSTTSYSIALNGQFHGHFKGQRGLRQGDPLSPFLFTLCIEVLSRSLKRMSRNVSVGLVMKCLNAFGDMAGLRVNLLKSNIYMAGVDDRSKQDIIQLTGFAPGTLPFRYLGVPLAAKKLRSSDYCKLVDAVANKINSWPRHSLSYADGGLGLKNLGAWNKALIAKTLWKIHLKKDSLWIKWVNHYFSSFGDVWNWGWHKDESPLIKQILLIRDELIECTGSKNAADVTLETWFGKNDNLSLAYDCFSNKRGKWPWKPLLNRAFILPKHRFTLWMMAHAKLLTRVRLPFVVDKSCALCNEEAESINHLFFLCKFSSAVWGEIQNWLGMMKMMRSPATVLKAFRTCYRGNSTISRMRLSSLAATVYCIWTSRNRMIFDDEKPKVEALVHRIKIIVLRRIPTSVDVFHCVE; this is translated from the exons ATGAAGGAGCTGAATTTCCCAATCAAATTTGTGCAATGGATTATGGAATGCGTGTCAACCACATCCTATTCAATTGCTCTTAATGGACAATTCCATGGCCACTTCAAGGGACAGCGTGGCTTAAGACAAGGTGATCCACTATCTCCATTCCTATTTACACTTTGCATTGAAGTTCTTTCTCGATCGCTGAAGCGCATGTCAAGGAATGTGAG TGTTGGCTTGGTGATGAAATGTTTGAATGCTTTTGGTGACATGGCTGGGTTGAGGGTGAACTTATTAAAATCGAATATCTATATGGCTGGGGTGGATGATAGAAGTAAACAGGATATTATTCAACTCACTGGTTTCGCTCCTGGTACACTACCTTTTCGATATCTTGGTGTTCCCTTAGCGGCAAAAAAACTGCGATCATCTGATTATTGCAAGCTGGTAGATGCGGTTGCTAATAAGATTAATTCTTGGCCGAGACACTCACTTTCTTATGCAG ATGGGGGCTTGGGGTTGAAAAACTTAGGAGCGTGGAACAAGGCTTTGATTGCTAAGACGCTGTGGAAAATACACCTGAAGAAAGATAGTTTATGGATCAAATGGGTTAATCACTACTTCAGTAGCTTCGGTGATGTTTGGAATTGGGGTTGGCATAAAGATGAGTCTCCATTGATCAAGCAAATTCTTTTAATTAGGGATGAGCTTATTGAGTGCACAGGATCAAAGAATGCAGCAGACGTAACATTGGAGACGTGGTTTGGGAAGAATGATAACCTCTCCTTAGCTTATGATTGCTTCTCAAACAAGCGAGGTAAATGGCCTTGGAAACCACTACTCAATCGAGCTTTCATTTTACCGAAGCATAGATTCACACTATGGATGATGGCTCATGCGAAGCTACTAACAAGAGTTCGATTGCCATTTGTTGTGGATAAGTCATGCGCCCTATGCAACGAAGAAGCTGAATCAATCAATCATCTTTTCTTCTTATGCAAGTTTTCAAGTGCAGTGTGGGGTGAAATACAAAATTGGTTGGGTATGATGAAGATGATGCGCTCACCAGCAACTGTCCTAAAAGCTTTCAGAACTTGTTACCGTGGGAACTCAACTATATCTCGGATGCGTTTATCATCGCTAGCGGCTACAGTTTATTGCATTTGGACTTCCCGCAACAGGATGATTTTTGATGATGAAAAGCCGAAGGTGGAGGCTTTAGTGCATAggattaaaattattgttttgcgTCGTATTCCTACGTCGGTAGATGTGTTTCATTGTGTAGAGTAA